A region from the Candidatus Kryptoniota bacterium genome encodes:
- the cas7e gene encoding type I-E CRISPR-associated protein Cas7/Cse4/CasC, producing MKHLELHIIQSVPVACLNRDDLNSPKTAIFGGVQRARVSSQSWKRAIRELAKEISPEYFKGERTRLLYDPLVKEIKAAGGSATQADEGAKDIIDALVKLDNKSTDKVKSTTLYFMSPLELETLAKAYVKTKDVKKTLKSVDASSLKDAADISIFGRMVANDHSLTVEAASMFSHALSTHKVDNEIDFFAAVDDLQSKEDAGAGMTSTLEFNSATYYRFAALNLDMLADAEHLASLTKDERKRVVRTFAEATIKAIPGARKNSMNGNTLPNYVLGIVREKGHPVQLVNAFENPIRPSQGYAAQSIEQLKSEYEKLTKTWGITDVFKKAIPDISLNDLLDGMVSHVN from the coding sequence ATGAAACATTTAGAATTGCATATCATTCAATCTGTACCCGTTGCATGTCTCAACCGTGATGATCTCAATTCCCCTAAGACGGCAATCTTCGGCGGGGTTCAAAGGGCACGGGTTTCAAGTCAATCGTGGAAGCGGGCCATCCGTGAATTAGCGAAAGAAATTTCACCTGAATACTTCAAGGGAGAGCGGACCCGATTGCTGTATGATCCTCTCGTTAAGGAAATCAAAGCTGCAGGAGGTTCCGCAACCCAAGCCGACGAAGGCGCAAAGGATATCATTGACGCGTTGGTGAAGCTTGATAATAAATCGACAGACAAGGTGAAGTCGACAACGCTCTACTTCATGTCTCCGCTGGAGCTTGAGACACTTGCAAAAGCTTATGTGAAAACAAAGGATGTTAAGAAGACGTTGAAGTCTGTTGATGCAAGTTCACTCAAAGACGCAGCCGACATCTCGATTTTTGGGCGCATGGTTGCCAACGATCACTCTTTGACGGTGGAGGCAGCGTCAATGTTTTCGCACGCGTTGTCCACACATAAGGTTGACAACGAAATCGACTTCTTTGCCGCTGTGGATGATCTGCAATCGAAAGAAGATGCGGGTGCCGGTATGACCAGCACCCTGGAATTCAACTCAGCGACTTACTATCGTTTTGCTGCGCTCAATCTTGACATGCTTGCAGATGCAGAGCATCTCGCAAGCTTGACCAAAGATGAACGCAAGCGTGTGGTCCGCACATTTGCAGAAGCGACTATCAAGGCAATTCCCGGTGCTCGTAAGAACAGTATGAATGGGAACACGCTCCCAAATTATGTACTTGGCATCGTCAGAGAAAAAGGTCATCCGGTTCAGCTTGTGAATGCCTTTGAGAATCCTATACGTCCTTCGCAGGGTTATGCTGCCCAGTCGATTGAACAACTCAAGTCAGAGTACGAAAAACTTACCAAGACATGGGGAATCACGGATGTGTTTAAGAAAGCGATCCCCGATATTAGCTTGAATGACTTACTTGACGGGATGGTCTCTCATGTCAACTGA
- the cas6e gene encoding type I-E CRISPR-associated protein Cas6/Cse3/CasE, with protein sequence MNWLAHLEVDAEAAGAHGIFDNYSWHKRIWEDCFQREPDAKRDFLTRIDHLEKTYRVWILAKRKPVRPPWCSSIDFAIKEISPSFLSHRYYAFDLRANPTKCVDQRGPDGNKILRSDGKRTKGKRVPLVKREELRVWLLRKAEIRCHDERAGVDIPSGFRIVEEQPLEISPMLENHFRRKDDAAYHGAVQFRGILEVTDREKFMESYQSGIGSAKGFGFGLLLLAPIQFDEQKSNTEGGKQ encoded by the coding sequence ATGAACTGGCTTGCTCATCTAGAAGTTGATGCAGAGGCAGCAGGCGCTCATGGCATCTTTGATAACTACTCCTGGCACAAGAGGATATGGGAAGATTGTTTCCAACGCGAGCCTGATGCCAAGCGCGATTTCCTGACTCGCATTGACCATCTGGAAAAAACTTATCGCGTCTGGATATTGGCGAAGCGAAAACCTGTTAGGCCACCATGGTGCTCATCGATCGACTTTGCAATCAAGGAGATCTCCCCTTCGTTTCTTTCTCATCGCTATTACGCGTTTGACTTGCGCGCGAATCCCACTAAGTGTGTCGATCAACGGGGACCTGATGGTAACAAGATTCTGCGCAGCGATGGGAAACGGACGAAAGGGAAGCGGGTACCGCTTGTGAAGCGGGAAGAATTGCGAGTCTGGCTTCTGCGCAAAGCAGAAATTCGGTGCCATGACGAGCGAGCGGGAGTAGATATTCCCAGTGGATTTCGTATCGTCGAAGAACAACCTCTCGAAATCAGTCCGATGTTGGAAAACCATTTTCGAAGGAAAGATGACGCGGCTTATCATGGTGCGGTACAATTTCGTGGGATCCTGGAAGTAACTGACCGTGAGAAATTTATGGAATCATACCAATCGGGTATTGGGAGCGCCAAGGGTTTTGGATTTGGGCTTCTTCTGCTTGCCCCGATTCAATTTGATGAACAAAAGTCTAATACCGAAGGAGGTAAACAATGA
- the casB gene encoding type I-E CRISPR-associated protein Cse2/CasB, whose product MSWMLERLRKHKDDRGMMANLRCVLVDSKKHRAWPALSRLGVPINDSVLPFVAGLFATHPEETSNGNFGSTCKEIERRRNETSADESKLTPTERRFQHLLASERDEVQVRVQRMVLVAKSQGVPVNYERLVTDLKYWNDRAKTEWASAFWNQNVPLPNAEEL is encoded by the coding sequence ATGAGCTGGATGCTCGAACGGCTTCGCAAGCACAAAGATGACCGTGGGATGATGGCCAATCTTCGATGTGTCCTTGTGGATAGCAAAAAACACCGAGCATGGCCTGCATTAAGTCGCTTGGGAGTACCTATCAACGATTCTGTACTTCCGTTTGTGGCAGGGCTGTTTGCTACTCATCCCGAAGAGACAAGCAACGGAAACTTCGGCTCGACCTGCAAAGAGATCGAAAGAAGAAGAAACGAAACCAGTGCTGATGAGAGCAAGTTGACACCCACCGAGCGCCGTTTTCAGCATTTACTCGCCTCAGAAAGAGATGAGGTTCAGGTGAGAGTTCAACGAATGGTTCTCGTGGCAAAATCACAAGGCGTTCCAGTCAACTACGAACGACTTGTGACCGATCTGAAATACTGGAACGACCGGGCGAAGACAGAATGGGCATCGGCATTTTGGAACCAGAATGTACCGTTGCCAAATGCGGAGGAGCTATGA
- the casA gene encoding type I-E CRISPR-associated protein Cse1/CasA, with translation MNVAFDSWIPVVTQSGKRKQVSLCDVLTNGSDFADLVVRPHERVSLMRLFLCVTHAAIKGPKDYKEWKKVPARLPGATRKYLKEWKDSFELFHKKKPWLQAAMISKSASGKQSEKEFEDWTPVSKLNFAFATGNNSTLFDHGGVSDARNVPLEETVVSMLAFQCFSPGGLISQVYWNRKQSKKTSKDAPCVPASMVHAFLRGKSLRETIHLNLPTYEDIKLNYDKRDIGRPVWEMVPTSFADSKPIENATATYLGRLVPMTRLIRLHPSCERMLLGDGLVYPTFTDGFPSEPTATVLIRKTEKKEERAVLSYRPSKALWRELSAIIVKRRAGEAGGPLALQSIQDADECDIIVGALARDQATIVDTTESVFHVSSRLRSPKGTSTYEAEVKEAENLASRLGWAVEVYRQEIDHGWEGRLKSAGASKGELKAKLHSIATTHYWTAVEKNLSLLLAHIEAIDNEGAIPTLHVWQKMLYKTALDAYRVACGQETPRQMRAFAKGWQRLTMPKEESAVITKQTKEEIV, from the coding sequence ATGAATGTAGCGTTTGATTCCTGGATACCAGTTGTGACGCAATCCGGGAAAAGAAAACAAGTGAGTCTTTGCGACGTACTAACCAATGGTTCGGACTTTGCAGATCTGGTGGTGCGGCCGCACGAGCGGGTATCGTTAATGCGTCTGTTTCTATGTGTTACTCATGCGGCGATTAAGGGCCCGAAGGACTACAAAGAGTGGAAGAAAGTGCCGGCAAGATTGCCGGGTGCGACCCGCAAATATCTGAAAGAGTGGAAAGATTCGTTTGAGTTGTTCCATAAGAAAAAGCCGTGGTTGCAAGCAGCCATGATCTCCAAAAGTGCAAGTGGTAAACAATCAGAAAAAGAATTCGAAGATTGGACTCCAGTCTCGAAACTAAATTTTGCATTTGCCACAGGAAATAATTCAACCCTCTTCGATCATGGTGGTGTGAGCGATGCCCGAAATGTACCGCTAGAAGAAACAGTTGTCTCAATGTTGGCATTCCAGTGTTTTTCTCCAGGGGGGTTGATTTCTCAAGTTTATTGGAATCGAAAACAAAGCAAGAAGACATCGAAAGACGCTCCGTGCGTACCTGCCTCTATGGTTCACGCCTTTCTTCGAGGAAAGAGCCTTCGAGAAACAATACATCTCAACCTGCCGACATATGAAGATATTAAGCTCAACTATGACAAACGAGATATCGGAAGGCCTGTGTGGGAAATGGTGCCGACTTCTTTCGCGGATTCAAAACCTATTGAGAATGCAACAGCAACGTATCTAGGGCGGTTGGTTCCGATGACGCGTCTCATCCGTTTACATCCGTCTTGCGAACGGATGTTGCTAGGCGACGGTTTAGTCTATCCGACTTTCACCGACGGATTTCCATCTGAGCCAACAGCCACGGTTTTAATAAGGAAGACTGAGAAAAAAGAAGAACGGGCGGTTCTATCATACCGCCCGTCGAAAGCTCTTTGGCGTGAGCTATCTGCCATTATAGTAAAGCGAAGAGCCGGGGAAGCGGGCGGCCCTTTAGCTCTTCAATCAATTCAAGATGCCGACGAGTGTGATATCATTGTCGGTGCGTTAGCCCGGGATCAAGCAACAATTGTCGACACAACCGAGTCAGTCTTTCATGTCTCTTCGCGGCTTCGCTCGCCTAAAGGTACCTCAACGTATGAAGCCGAAGTTAAAGAAGCTGAGAATCTGGCAAGTAGATTAGGATGGGCGGTTGAAGTCTATCGGCAGGAAATTGATCATGGATGGGAAGGCAGACTTAAATCTGCCGGAGCCTCAAAAGGAGAACTCAAGGCAAAACTTCATTCGATAGCTACCACGCATTATTGGACTGCGGTAGAAAAGAATCTCTCCCTTCTGTTGGCTCACATTGAAGCCATCGATAACGAGGGCGCAATTCCAACACTTCATGTATGGCAAAAGATGCTTTACAAGACAGCTCTTGACGCGTACAGGGTGGCTTGCGGACAGGAAACGCCGCGACAAATGCGTGCCTTTGCCAAAGGATGGCAGAGGTTGACAATGCCAAAAGAAGAGTCTGCAGTTATCACTAAGCAAACAAAGGAGGAGATCGTATGA
- the cas3 gene encoding CRISPR-associated helicase Cas3' yields the protein MIYNNPTVAAFWAKTTREGRPGISVLEHMLNVGFVARAMAQKRQEILSLFRVAPSLVGTLAALHDLGKISPGFQRKCEEWLKLKGLLEIAQRGRWDSEMEGDHGKVSHAALQKIFNEKGMDERSATYLSTVLGGHHGRLNRPNERGFKPQKAIIEDLSGINWEEERKSAAETVVSEFGIRFSDLLVDDSSPALWWLAGLTSVADWIGSDERYFPAEGRIEVTRVPDVAKKCIEEIGLIRPEIVTGLSFLDLFGFKPNEIQSAALSTITNHGVYVIEAPMGTGKTEAALGVAYHLLCDGKASGIYFALPTQATSNRMHLRMKKFVKRIAPDADESKIIHSNSWLLDVRVPLSPARTSGGKEEDAQTGRDWFSSAKRALIAPFGVGTVDQALLGIVAAKHFFVRHFALAGKVVILDEIHSYDLYTGTLIDRLIETLEVLGCTVIVLSATLSKLRRGKIVSAENNHGIPGSKEPYPLITGRRLGEVLEPLSVQPPVPRSVDILFKADAEAMSIAVEKASKGACVLWVSNTVEAAQKAYTQIRQSNSFSFPIGLLHSRFPFWRREELENEWMNRLGKDSSTRCGSILVSTQIVEQSVDLDADLMITGLAPTDMLLQRLGRLWRHDRKDRPISKRQLYIIEEQTNLAELRKIEKKEILKVLGDKALVYDPYVLLRSLEQWKRRKKINIPRDIRKMIEATYKKREKEPISWQELLEDTYGKALALKQKALMSSNIWQVALDDEEGVQTRINELPTLSLILSRSFSETSIKLIDGTVCGFEGDEFELATAQALHRNLVKVPEYHFGSGKRESHPSIERYVRGKYALGLLGSDETISAKQLKSGVTLHWNNDLGLVIEKTKEDK from the coding sequence ATGATCTATAATAATCCAACGGTCGCAGCATTTTGGGCCAAGACCACGCGGGAAGGACGGCCTGGTATCTCTGTACTTGAACATATGCTGAATGTCGGATTCGTTGCGCGTGCAATGGCACAAAAAAGACAAGAAATTCTGAGTCTCTTTCGAGTTGCTCCATCATTGGTAGGTACACTTGCTGCTCTTCATGACTTAGGAAAAATCTCTCCTGGCTTCCAGCGAAAGTGCGAGGAATGGCTTAAGCTAAAAGGTCTCCTAGAGATTGCTCAAAGAGGACGTTGGGACAGCGAGATGGAAGGAGACCATGGTAAGGTTTCCCACGCAGCCCTTCAGAAAATTTTCAACGAAAAGGGAATGGATGAGAGAAGTGCCACTTACCTTTCCACTGTTCTTGGCGGCCACCATGGCAGACTCAATCGACCAAATGAGCGTGGCTTCAAACCGCAGAAGGCAATCATCGAAGATCTTAGCGGAATAAATTGGGAAGAGGAACGAAAGTCTGCTGCTGAGACCGTTGTATCTGAGTTTGGGATTAGGTTTTCGGACTTATTGGTCGATGATTCGTCACCCGCTCTCTGGTGGCTGGCAGGTCTTACTTCTGTAGCGGATTGGATTGGTTCCGACGAGCGGTACTTCCCAGCTGAAGGAAGAATTGAAGTAACGAGAGTTCCAGATGTAGCTAAGAAGTGCATCGAGGAAATTGGACTCATTCGACCAGAAATTGTGACCGGACTTTCATTCCTCGATCTCTTCGGTTTCAAACCGAATGAAATTCAGAGTGCCGCACTCTCCACAATAACAAATCATGGTGTGTATGTTATCGAAGCCCCGATGGGAACAGGGAAGACTGAGGCGGCATTGGGCGTAGCATATCACCTTCTTTGCGATGGGAAGGCGAGTGGGATTTACTTTGCGCTTCCAACACAGGCCACGAGCAACCGTATGCACCTGCGCATGAAGAAATTCGTAAAGCGCATTGCACCCGATGCGGATGAAAGCAAAATCATTCATAGCAATAGTTGGCTATTAGATGTTCGAGTTCCTCTTTCACCTGCCCGAACTTCAGGCGGAAAGGAAGAAGACGCGCAGACGGGTCGGGACTGGTTTTCCTCAGCGAAGAGGGCGCTTATTGCTCCGTTCGGTGTGGGCACAGTTGATCAAGCCTTGCTCGGCATCGTGGCAGCAAAGCATTTCTTTGTTCGACATTTTGCTCTGGCGGGTAAGGTCGTGATCCTCGATGAAATTCATTCGTATGATCTCTACACCGGCACATTGATAGACCGTCTCATAGAAACGCTGGAAGTACTCGGTTGCACGGTGATTGTGCTCTCGGCAACACTATCAAAGCTGCGACGGGGAAAAATAGTTTCTGCCGAAAATAATCATGGTATTCCAGGGTCCAAGGAACCATATCCGCTGATTACCGGCCGACGGCTTGGAGAAGTCCTGGAGCCGCTCTCTGTTCAGCCGCCCGTCCCTCGAAGTGTTGATATCTTGTTCAAAGCTGATGCGGAAGCAATGTCCATCGCAGTAGAAAAGGCGTCAAAAGGAGCGTGCGTTCTTTGGGTTTCGAACACGGTTGAAGCCGCTCAGAAGGCGTACACTCAAATCAGGCAATCGAACAGCTTCAGTTTCCCAATTGGTTTGTTGCACTCCCGGTTTCCGTTCTGGCGTCGGGAAGAGCTGGAAAATGAATGGATGAATCGCCTTGGAAAAGACAGCTCCACGCGGTGCGGTTCGATTCTGGTGTCAACTCAGATTGTTGAGCAGAGCGTCGATCTCGATGCGGATTTGATGATAACAGGATTAGCGCCGACCGATATGTTGCTGCAACGATTAGGACGTTTGTGGCGTCATGATCGAAAGGACAGGCCAATCTCAAAACGACAACTATATATTATTGAGGAACAAACAAATCTCGCTGAACTTAGGAAGATTGAGAAGAAAGAAATACTAAAAGTACTCGGCGACAAAGCGTTAGTTTATGATCCGTATGTTCTGCTTCGTTCACTTGAACAGTGGAAGAGGCGCAAGAAGATAAACATACCAAGAGACATCAGGAAGATGATCGAGGCAACATACAAGAAGCGCGAGAAGGAACCGATCAGCTGGCAGGAGCTCCTAGAGGATACTTATGGTAAAGCACTTGCACTGAAGCAGAAGGCACTGATGAGCAGCAATATATGGCAGGTTGCTCTTGATGATGAGGAGGGAGTGCAAACGCGAATCAACGAACTCCCAACTTTGTCGTTGATACTCAGTCGCTCATTTTCCGAAACCTCAATTAAATTGATTGATGGGACTGTTTGCGGGTTCGAGGGTGATGAATTTGAGTTGGCGACTGCACAGGCATTACACCGCAATCTGGTTAAGGTACCAGAGTATCACTTTGGATCTGGAAAGAGGGAGAGCCATCCCTCAATTGAACGCTATGTGCGGGGAAAGTACGCACTTGGACTTCTAGGAAGTGATGAGACTATCTCAGCAAAGCAGCTCAAGAGTGGTGTCACTCTGCACTGGAATAATGACTTGGGTTTGGTTATCGAAAAGACAAAGGAGGACAAATGA